A window from Streptomyces sp. NBC_00271 encodes these proteins:
- a CDS encoding PIG-L deacetylase family protein, protein MIRLGAGPLDRIVAVGAHCDDIAIGAGGTLLTLCQARPGIRVDALVLSGGGSEREQEEQAALTAFCPGADLRLTVHKLPDGRLPAHWEEAKAAVEELRLQTEPELVLAPRTDDAHQDHRGLAKLMTTAFRDHLVLGYEIVKWDGDLGRPAAYQPLSPEIAEQKVQLLQEHYPSQRHRPWYDREAFLGLARIRGIECHARYAEAFAVTKLTLNLGD, encoded by the coding sequence GTGATCCGGCTCGGGGCCGGGCCCCTGGACCGGATCGTCGCGGTGGGCGCGCACTGCGACGACATCGCCATCGGTGCCGGCGGCACGCTGCTGACGCTGTGCCAGGCGCGGCCCGGAATCCGTGTCGACGCGCTGGTGCTCTCCGGCGGCGGCAGCGAGCGGGAGCAGGAGGAACAGGCCGCGCTCACCGCCTTCTGCCCGGGCGCCGACCTGCGGCTGACCGTGCACAAGCTGCCGGACGGCCGGTTGCCCGCGCACTGGGAGGAGGCCAAGGCCGCGGTCGAGGAGCTGCGCCTGCAGACCGAACCGGAGCTGGTCCTTGCGCCGCGCACCGACGACGCCCACCAGGATCACCGCGGCCTGGCGAAGCTGATGACCACGGCGTTCCGTGACCACCTCGTGCTCGGCTACGAGATCGTCAAGTGGGACGGCGACCTCGGCCGACCGGCGGCGTACCAGCCGCTGTCACCTGAGATCGCCGAACAGAAGGTGCAACTGCTGCAGGAGCACTATCCCTCGCAGCGGCACCGGCCCTGGTACGACCGGGAAGCCTTCCTCGGCCTTGCCCGGATCCGCGGCATCGAATGCCACGCGCGCTACGCCGAGGCGTTCGCCGTCACCAAACTCACGCTCAACCTGGGGGATTGA
- a CDS encoding polysaccharide pyruvyl transferase family protein produces MTSADGTPVRVGVFGLLGSGNLGNDGSLEAVLGYLRADHPEVVVDALCGGPEAVTARFGIPATRMHWNRAEYRTASRAGAIASKGLGKLVDVFRTAAWVRRHDVVIVPGMGVLEATLPLRPWGFPYSLFLLCASGRLTRTRVALVSVGAAEIRNRPTRALVRWSGRLAAYRSYRDAQSRDAMRAMGVDTARDEVYPDLAFSLPAPPASPSSDAPGTVCVGVMDFHGGNDDRARADEIYRRYLDGTIRFVRTLVEEGRPVRLLTGDQCDATVVAAILEAVDSPLVTAAEPGSLADLMKEMVAADTVVAVRYHNLICALKTGTPVLALSYAAKSDALMDRMGLGAYCHPAREVDADRLLEQFRALEKRAPELRQTLAERNLAAARQLEDQFSSLTAAVFPATHRTHARQESP; encoded by the coding sequence ATGACGTCCGCGGACGGAACTCCGGTGCGCGTCGGGGTGTTCGGCCTGCTCGGCTCCGGCAACCTCGGCAACGACGGGTCGCTCGAAGCCGTCCTCGGATACCTCCGCGCCGACCACCCCGAGGTGGTTGTGGACGCCCTGTGCGGCGGGCCCGAGGCCGTGACGGCCCGGTTCGGGATCCCCGCCACCCGGATGCACTGGAACCGCGCCGAGTACCGGACCGCGTCCCGCGCGGGCGCGATCGCGTCCAAGGGGCTCGGCAAACTCGTCGACGTCTTCCGCACCGCCGCCTGGGTGCGCCGCCACGACGTGGTGATCGTGCCGGGCATGGGCGTCCTGGAAGCCACCCTGCCGCTACGGCCCTGGGGCTTCCCGTACTCGCTGTTCCTGCTCTGCGCGAGCGGCCGGCTGACGCGTACCCGGGTCGCCCTGGTCAGCGTCGGCGCCGCCGAGATCCGCAACCGGCCGACCCGCGCCCTGGTCCGCTGGTCGGGCCGCCTGGCCGCCTACCGGTCCTACCGGGACGCCCAGTCCCGGGACGCGATGCGGGCGATGGGCGTGGACACCGCGCGCGACGAGGTCTACCCCGACCTGGCGTTCTCCCTGCCGGCACCGCCCGCGAGCCCGTCCTCGGACGCGCCGGGCACGGTCTGCGTCGGTGTCATGGACTTCCACGGCGGCAACGACGACCGCGCCCGGGCCGACGAGATCTACCGTCGCTACCTCGACGGGACGATCCGGTTCGTCCGCACGCTGGTCGAGGAGGGCAGGCCCGTCCGGCTGCTCACCGGCGACCAGTGCGATGCGACGGTGGTCGCCGCGATCCTCGAGGCGGTGGACTCACCGCTGGTCACCGCGGCCGAACCGGGCTCCCTGGCCGACCTGATGAAGGAGATGGTGGCCGCCGACACCGTGGTGGCGGTCCGCTACCACAACCTGATCTGCGCGCTGAAGACCGGAACACCGGTGCTCGCGCTCAGCTACGCGGCGAAGAGCGACGCGCTCATGGACCGGATGGGCCTCGGCGCGTACTGCCACCCGGCGCGCGAGGTCGACGCCGACCGGTTGCTGGAGCAATTCCGGGCGCTGGAGAAGCGAGCGCCCGAACTGCGGCAGACCCTCGCCGAGCGGAACCTGGCCGCCGCACGCCAACTCGAGGACCAGTTCAGCTCGTTGACCGCAGCCGTGTTCCCCGCGACCCACCGCACCCACGCCCGGCAGGAGTCTCCATGA
- a CDS encoding glucose-1-phosphate cytidylyltransferase, giving the protein MKVVLFCGGYGMRMRNGTSDDVPKPMAMVGPRPLIWHVMRYYAHFGHTEFILCLGYGAHHIKNFFLNYEETASNDFVLRGGRTELLSTDIADWTITFAQTGIESPIGERLRRVRHHLDGDEMFLANYADVLTDAPLPEMIDRFARRDAGASMMVVPPQSSFHCVDLGEDGLVGGITAVSDMPLWENGGYFVLRQEVFDHIPENGDLVADGCAQLAKRGRLVAHQHRGFWKPTDTVKERAALDEAYARGDRPWAVWERDSAGVRA; this is encoded by the coding sequence ATGAAGGTCGTTCTGTTCTGCGGCGGTTACGGAATGCGCATGCGCAACGGAACCTCCGACGACGTGCCCAAGCCGATGGCGATGGTCGGGCCGCGACCGCTGATCTGGCACGTCATGCGCTACTACGCGCACTTCGGGCACACGGAGTTCATCCTGTGCCTCGGTTACGGGGCTCACCACATCAAGAACTTCTTCCTCAACTACGAGGAGACCGCGTCCAACGACTTCGTGCTGCGGGGCGGGCGGACCGAGCTGCTGTCCACCGACATAGCCGACTGGACGATCACGTTCGCGCAGACCGGCATCGAGTCGCCGATCGGGGAGCGGCTGCGCCGGGTGCGGCACCATCTGGACGGCGACGAGATGTTCCTCGCGAACTACGCCGACGTGCTCACCGACGCCCCGCTGCCGGAGATGATCGACCGGTTCGCCCGGCGCGACGCCGGTGCGTCGATGATGGTGGTGCCGCCGCAGTCGTCGTTCCACTGCGTGGACCTGGGCGAGGACGGCCTGGTGGGGGGCATCACCGCGGTGAGCGACATGCCGCTGTGGGAGAACGGCGGCTACTTCGTGCTCCGCCAGGAGGTCTTCGACCACATACCGGAGAACGGGGACCTGGTCGCCGACGGCTGCGCCCAACTGGCCAAGCGCGGCCGGTTGGTGGCGCACCAGCACCGCGGCTTCTGGAAGCCGACCGACACCGTGAAGGAGCGGGCCGCGCTCGACGAGGCCTACGCGCGGGGCGACCGCCCGTGGGCCGTGTGGGAGCGGGACAGCGCCGGAGTCAGAGCGTGA
- a CDS encoding O-antigen ligase domain-containing protein produces the protein MGENLTRGPDRAGTLPGAEPRPAGTPKAVGIVWGLLILNTLGSAGAKTIVPLPRSLIQMVTMGSLVAAFALALVVNQRVRIRASAYVLLLTLLLVSSVISSASLESGTGALFRCFRLTLFVGTLWLLSRWWDGSLTFVRYHIRAYFAVLGSVALGLVVSPGKALPDLYGGRLVGALWPLTPPQIGQYAAVIIGLTMLLVIGRRTDRTSAALVIVPSLVLLALTHTRTATLGLLLGLALAIGSLVLTSAAARRFFTWAVLCSVVAAVGFASALQTWFLRGQSQENFSSLTGRAKVWNALLAAPRTTGEKAFGVGLGDKSFGGLPIDNSWLAVYNEQGLIGVTLVAAIIIVLGGVALLRPPSLQRACAIFLISYCAIASYTEAGLGDASPYLLHLALAASLLAAPAQAVPLALPEAPRRHVPRWARRSEVT, from the coding sequence ATGGGTGAGAACCTGACGCGCGGACCGGACAGGGCGGGGACGCTGCCCGGCGCCGAACCGCGCCCGGCCGGCACACCGAAGGCCGTCGGGATCGTCTGGGGGCTGCTGATCCTCAACACGCTCGGCTCCGCCGGGGCGAAGACCATCGTCCCGCTGCCCCGCTCCCTCATCCAGATGGTCACCATGGGCTCGCTGGTCGCCGCGTTCGCTCTGGCACTCGTGGTCAACCAGCGGGTGCGCATCAGAGCCAGCGCCTACGTGCTGCTGCTCACCCTGCTGCTGGTGTCCAGCGTGATCTCCAGCGCGAGCCTGGAGTCCGGGACGGGCGCGCTGTTCCGCTGCTTCCGGCTGACTCTCTTCGTCGGCACCCTGTGGCTGCTCAGCCGCTGGTGGGACGGCAGCCTCACGTTCGTCCGCTACCACATCCGGGCCTACTTCGCGGTCCTCGGCTCGGTGGCCCTCGGCCTGGTCGTCTCCCCGGGCAAGGCCCTGCCCGACCTCTACGGCGGACGCCTCGTCGGCGCGCTGTGGCCGCTCACCCCGCCGCAGATCGGGCAGTACGCGGCGGTGATCATCGGGCTCACCATGCTGCTCGTCATCGGCAGGCGGACCGACCGGACCAGCGCCGCGCTGGTCATCGTGCCGTCGCTGGTGCTGCTCGCGCTGACCCACACCCGGACGGCCACGCTCGGCCTGCTGCTCGGGCTGGCGCTGGCGATCGGCTCGCTCGTCCTGACCAGCGCCGCGGCCCGCCGGTTCTTCACCTGGGCCGTGCTGTGCTCGGTGGTGGCCGCGGTCGGCTTCGCCTCCGCGCTGCAGACCTGGTTCCTGCGCGGACAGAGCCAGGAGAACTTCTCCAGTCTCACCGGCCGGGCCAAGGTCTGGAACGCGCTGCTGGCCGCGCCCCGGACGACCGGGGAGAAGGCGTTCGGCGTGGGCCTGGGCGACAAGTCGTTCGGCGGGCTGCCGATCGACAACAGCTGGCTGGCCGTCTACAACGAGCAGGGCCTGATCGGCGTCACCCTCGTCGCGGCGATCATCATCGTGCTGGGCGGCGTCGCGCTGCTGCGCCCGCCGTCGCTCCAGCGGGCCTGCGCGATCTTCCTGATCAGCTACTGCGCGATCGCCTCGTACACCGAGGCCGGCCTCGGCGACGCCTCGCCGTATCTGCTCCATCTGGCCCTGGCCGCCTCGCTGTTGGCGGCCCCCGCCCAGGCCGTTCCGCTCGCGCTGCCCGAAGCCCCTCGACGGCACGTCCCGCGCTGGGCCCGTAGATCGGAGGTGACCTGA
- a CDS encoding glycosyltransferase family 4 protein: protein MHVLVVHNRYASAQPSGENKVVDQEVELLRAAGHRVEVFERRSDDIGARSLLGKVAVPLLVPWNPAVRTELAARLRTERPDVVHVHNVFPLLSPAVLAACADAGVPAVATLHNYTQVCPPGTLQRDGRPCTECVGSAPLPAVRHGCYRNSRLATVPLAVSLSVNRRRWWSGVERFFCISAAQRDVLVRSGMPAERLAVKHNFVPEPDTRREGGGEQLLYLGRLAEAKGVRLLMAAWDEIAASGGVGVPLVIAGTGPLEREVTAWAAGRDDVRYVGLLDPAECQKAIARSVAVVAPSTWLEAFGLVVVEAMAAGVPTVAAGHGAFVELVEDGVTGLLHQPGEPASLASCIRRIAAEPTRNREMGQAARRRYEQGFSPAVGLERLVEGYRTAIAGRSALARAGDTRASRDGGSR, encoded by the coding sequence ATGCACGTCCTCGTGGTGCACAACCGCTACGCCTCGGCGCAGCCGAGCGGGGAGAACAAGGTCGTCGACCAGGAGGTGGAGCTGCTGCGCGCGGCCGGCCACCGCGTCGAGGTGTTCGAGCGGCGCAGCGACGACATCGGCGCCCGCTCCCTCCTCGGCAAGGTCGCGGTGCCGCTCCTCGTGCCGTGGAATCCGGCGGTCCGCACGGAACTCGCCGCCCGGCTGCGCACCGAGCGGCCGGACGTGGTGCACGTCCACAACGTCTTCCCGCTCCTGTCGCCCGCGGTGCTCGCCGCCTGCGCCGACGCCGGTGTGCCCGCCGTCGCCACGCTGCACAACTACACCCAGGTGTGCCCGCCAGGCACGCTGCAGCGGGACGGCCGGCCATGCACCGAGTGCGTCGGATCGGCGCCACTGCCCGCCGTCCGGCACGGTTGCTACCGGAACTCCCGCCTCGCGACGGTGCCGCTCGCGGTCAGCCTGTCGGTCAACCGGCGGCGGTGGTGGTCCGGCGTGGAGCGGTTCTTCTGCATCTCCGCGGCGCAGCGCGACGTCCTGGTGCGGTCCGGCATGCCGGCCGAACGGCTGGCGGTGAAGCACAACTTCGTGCCCGAACCGGACACTCGCCGGGAAGGCGGGGGAGAGCAGTTGCTCTATCTCGGCCGGCTCGCGGAGGCCAAGGGCGTACGGCTGCTCATGGCCGCGTGGGACGAGATCGCGGCGAGCGGCGGTGTGGGCGTCCCGCTCGTGATCGCGGGCACGGGGCCGCTGGAGCGAGAGGTGACCGCCTGGGCGGCGGGCCGGGACGACGTGCGCTACGTCGGCCTGCTGGACCCGGCGGAGTGCCAAAAGGCCATCGCGCGGTCGGTCGCCGTGGTGGCCCCCTCGACGTGGCTGGAGGCGTTCGGCCTGGTGGTCGTGGAGGCGATGGCGGCCGGGGTCCCGACCGTCGCCGCCGGTCACGGCGCTTTCGTCGAACTCGTCGAGGACGGCGTCACCGGGCTGCTGCACCAGCCGGGCGAGCCCGCCTCGCTCGCGTCCTGCATACGCCGGATCGCGGCCGAGCCGACCCGCAACCGGGAGATGGGCCAGGCGGCCCGGCGCCGTTACGAGCAGGGGTTCAGCCCGGCCGTCGGCCTTGAGCGCCTGGTGGAGGGGTACCGCACCGCGATCGCGGGTCGGTCAGCACTGGCTCGCGCTGGGGACACCCGCGCGAGCAGGGATGGGGGCAGTAGATGA
- a CDS encoding NAD-dependent epimerase/dehydratase family protein, whose amino-acid sequence MRVLLTGHQGYLGTVMAPVLTAAGHEVVGLDAGLFADSVLGPAPADPPGERVDLRDITADHVAGVEAVIHLAALSNDPLGSLAPELTYDINHHASVRLARLARDAGVRRFLYASTCSVYGASGGDGLVDEDAPLRPVTPYAESKVRVEDDLHALADGDFTPVFMRNATAFGYSPRLRADIVLNNLVGHALLSGEVLVLSDGTPWRPLVHAADIARAFTAALTAPREAVHDRAFNIGSEINNVTVAEIADQVAEAVSGAKVVITGENGADPRSYRVDFSRFRAAIPGFDCEWTVKQGALELADAYRKFGLTREDFEQRFTRLAVLRAASEAGTVDDTLRWRR is encoded by the coding sequence TTGCGCGTACTGCTGACTGGACACCAGGGCTACCTGGGCACCGTAATGGCCCCGGTGCTCACGGCCGCCGGACACGAGGTCGTCGGTCTCGACGCCGGCCTGTTCGCCGACTCCGTCCTCGGCCCGGCGCCCGCCGACCCGCCGGGGGAGCGGGTGGACCTGCGCGACATCACCGCCGACCACGTGGCCGGGGTGGAAGCTGTGATCCACCTGGCCGCGCTGTCCAACGACCCGCTCGGCTCGCTGGCGCCCGAACTCACCTACGACATCAACCACCACGCGTCCGTGCGGCTGGCCCGACTGGCCCGCGACGCCGGAGTACGACGCTTCCTGTACGCGTCGACCTGCTCCGTCTACGGCGCCTCCGGCGGCGACGGCCTGGTGGACGAGGACGCTCCACTGCGCCCGGTGACGCCGTACGCGGAGTCGAAGGTGCGGGTGGAGGACGACCTGCACGCGCTGGCCGACGGCGACTTCACCCCGGTGTTCATGCGCAACGCCACCGCCTTCGGCTACTCGCCCCGGCTGCGCGCCGACATCGTGCTCAACAATCTTGTCGGCCACGCGCTGCTTTCCGGCGAGGTGTTGGTCCTCTCCGACGGCACCCCCTGGCGCCCGCTGGTGCACGCCGCCGACATCGCGCGCGCCTTCACGGCCGCGCTGACCGCGCCGCGCGAGGCGGTGCACGACCGGGCGTTCAACATCGGCAGCGAGATCAACAACGTCACCGTCGCCGAGATCGCCGACCAGGTCGCCGAGGCGGTGTCCGGCGCGAAGGTGGTGATCACCGGCGAGAACGGTGCCGATCCGCGGTCGTACCGGGTCGACTTCTCCCGCTTCCGCGCCGCGATACCCGGCTTCGACTGCGAGTGGACGGTGAAGCAGGGTGCGCTCGAACTCGCCGACGCCTACCGGAAGTTCGGGCTGACCCGGGAGGACTTCGAGCAGCGCTTCACCCGGCTCGCCGTGCTGCGCGCGGCTTCCGAGGCCGGCACCGTCGACGACACCCTGCGGTGGCGCCGATGA
- a CDS encoding glycosyltransferase family 2 protein, with translation MTDRPRLSIGLPVYNGEEYLAESFDALLGQTYEDFELVVSDNASTDGTEDICRKYAAQDSRIRYHRLPRNIGATPNHNHVFAESRGELFKWASHDDLYGRDLLRRCVEALDERPDVILAHTDQAVIDGDGQVTVPYEYTLATDSPHAPERFRSLLFEPGGDDFYGVMRADMLRRVKPMDSYHHADRTFVAEITLHGRFHQVPELLYFRRDHPTRAERANPSKRSRCVNLDPRRAGALHPTPRLLAEYIWGFASAIRRAPLSPADRRACYRHLASWMTSRVRPGAGERVEDRAPVDPAQLTVSVDALVAGREGRRA, from the coding sequence ATGACCGACCGACCGAGGCTGAGCATCGGCCTGCCCGTGTACAACGGCGAGGAGTACCTGGCCGAGTCGTTCGACGCGCTGCTCGGCCAGACCTACGAGGACTTCGAACTGGTCGTCTCCGACAACGCCTCGACCGACGGGACCGAGGACATCTGCCGCAAGTACGCCGCGCAGGACTCACGCATCCGGTACCACCGCCTGCCCCGGAACATCGGCGCCACTCCGAACCACAACCATGTTTTCGCCGAGTCCCGCGGCGAGCTGTTCAAGTGGGCCTCGCACGACGACCTCTACGGCCGCGACCTGCTGCGGCGCTGCGTGGAAGCGCTGGACGAGAGACCGGACGTGATCCTCGCGCACACCGACCAGGCGGTCATCGACGGCGACGGCCAGGTGACGGTGCCCTACGAGTACACGCTCGCCACCGACTCCCCGCACGCACCGGAGCGCTTCCGCAGTCTGCTGTTCGAGCCGGGTGGCGACGACTTCTACGGGGTGATGCGGGCCGACATGCTGCGCCGGGTGAAACCGATGGACAGCTACCACCACGCGGACCGCACGTTCGTCGCCGAGATCACCCTGCACGGACGCTTCCACCAGGTGCCGGAGCTGCTGTACTTCCGCCGCGACCACCCCACCCGCGCCGAGCGGGCGAACCCCTCCAAGCGCTCCCGGTGCGTCAACCTGGACCCGCGCCGGGCAGGAGCGCTGCACCCGACGCCCCGGCTGCTCGCCGAGTACATCTGGGGCTTCGCCTCGGCGATCCGGCGGGCTCCGCTGTCCCCGGCCGACCGGCGCGCCTGCTACCGCCACCTGGCTTCGTGGATGACCAGCCGGGTCCGGCCGGGCGCCGGCGAGCGGGTCGAGGACCGCGCCCCGGTCGACCCGGCCCAGCTCACGGTCTCCGTCGACGCTCTCGTCGCCGGCCGCGAGGGGAGGCGGGCATGA
- a CDS encoding DUF4910 domain-containing protein has protein sequence MTAVGEEMHALVERLYPLCRSITGDGVRATLDIVGEYVPLQVHEVPTGTQVLDWTVPQEWNIRDAYIADATGRRVVDFAASSLHVLGYSVPVSKTMPLAELREHLHTLPDHPTWVPYRTSYYKPEWGFCLAQETLDALPDGDYEVRVDSSLADGHLTYAEHVVPGQVADEVIVSCHVCHPSLANDNLAGIAVATFLARELARQTPYYTYRFIYAPGTIGAITWLARNAERIERVKHGLVLACAGDSGQLTYKQSRRGDAEIDRVLRHVLAASERPHHVTEFTPYGYDERQYCSPGFNLGVGSLSRTPYAGYPEYHTSADNPDFVSPEAMADTLAVCREAFAVLDRNRRYLNLSPYGEPQLGRRGLYDALGGRSDTKQAQMAMLWVLNLSDGEHSLLDVAERSGLPFDTVAGAADALHEAGLIKT, from the coding sequence ATGACCGCAGTCGGCGAGGAGATGCACGCGCTGGTGGAGCGGCTGTACCCGCTCTGCCGGAGCATCACCGGCGACGGTGTGCGCGCCACCCTGGACATCGTCGGCGAGTACGTCCCGTTGCAGGTGCACGAGGTGCCGACCGGGACGCAGGTGCTCGACTGGACGGTTCCGCAGGAGTGGAACATCCGGGACGCGTACATCGCCGACGCCACCGGCCGGCGGGTCGTCGACTTCGCCGCGTCCAGCCTGCACGTGCTCGGCTACAGCGTGCCGGTGTCGAAGACCATGCCGCTGGCCGAGCTCCGCGAACACCTGCACACCCTGCCGGACCACCCGACCTGGGTGCCGTACCGCACCAGCTACTACAAGCCGGAATGGGGCTTCTGCCTGGCCCAGGAGACCCTGGACGCGCTGCCCGACGGCGACTACGAGGTGCGCGTCGACTCCAGCCTCGCGGACGGCCACCTCACCTATGCCGAGCACGTGGTCCCCGGACAGGTGGCCGACGAGGTCATCGTCTCCTGCCACGTCTGCCACCCGTCGCTGGCCAACGACAACCTGGCCGGCATCGCGGTCGCGACCTTCCTCGCCCGCGAGCTGGCGCGGCAGACGCCGTACTACACCTACCGGTTCATCTACGCCCCCGGCACCATCGGGGCGATCACCTGGCTGGCCCGCAACGCGGAGCGGATCGAGCGGGTCAAGCACGGCCTCGTGCTGGCCTGCGCCGGCGACTCGGGGCAGCTGACGTACAAGCAGAGCAGGCGCGGCGACGCGGAGATCGACCGGGTGCTGCGGCACGTGCTGGCCGCGTCTGAACGCCCGCACCACGTCACCGAGTTCACCCCGTACGGATACGACGAGCGGCAGTACTGCTCACCCGGGTTCAATCTGGGCGTGGGATCGCTCAGCCGGACCCCGTACGCCGGCTACCCCGAGTACCACACCTCGGCGGACAACCCGGACTTCGTCTCCCCGGAGGCGATGGCGGACACCCTCGCGGTCTGCCGCGAGGCGTTCGCCGTTCTCGACCGCAACCGGCGGTACCTCAACCTCAGCCCCTACGGCGAACCCCAGCTGGGCCGACGGGGGTTGTACGACGCGCTCGGCGGCCGCAGCGACACCAAGCAGGCACAGATGGCCATGCTCTGGGTGCTCAACCTCTCCGACGGCGAGCACAGTCTGCTGGACGTCGCCGAACGGTCCGGGCTGCCGTTCGACACCGTCGCCGGCGCCGCCGACGCACTCCACGAGGCCGGGCTGATCAAGACATGA
- the rfbC gene encoding dTDP-4-dehydrorhamnose 3,5-epimerase produces the protein MKATEVPEIAGAYLFEPTPYTDERGFFCRTFDADVVRSVGLDPDAFVQDSLSRSVRGVLRGLHLRSGAGEAKLVRCSYGRIFDVVVDLRPDSPTYRNWASFELTGESQPTLYIPAGCAHGFQALTDTADTSYRIDRPHDPAEDVTIAFDDPELAIPWPLPVALMSQRDREAPSLAEVLKHRES, from the coding sequence ATGAAAGCGACCGAAGTCCCGGAGATCGCCGGCGCGTATCTCTTCGAGCCGACGCCGTACACCGACGAACGCGGCTTCTTCTGCCGCACCTTCGACGCCGACGTGGTCCGCTCGGTGGGCCTCGACCCGGACGCCTTCGTCCAGGACAGCCTGTCCCGCTCGGTCCGGGGCGTGCTGCGCGGCCTGCACCTGCGCTCCGGCGCCGGCGAGGCCAAACTGGTGCGGTGCTCGTACGGGCGGATCTTCGACGTCGTCGTGGACCTGCGGCCGGATTCTCCGACTTACCGCAATTGGGCCTCCTTTGAACTCACAGGAGAATCACAACCAACTCTTTACATTCCCGCGGGATGCGCGCACGGTTTTCAGGCACTGACCGACACCGCCGACACCTCGTACCGCATCGACCGCCCGCACGATCCGGCCGAGGACGTGACCATCGCCTTCGACGACCCGGAGCTGGCCATTCCCTGGCCGCTGCCGGTCGCACTGATGTCCCAACGGGACCGTGAGGCGCCGAGTCTCGCCGAGGTCCTGAAGCACCGAGAAAGCTGA
- a CDS encoding class I SAM-dependent methyltransferase, giving the protein MTRCRLCGSATLASVVDLGATPPCESFLAADQLDQPEPAYPLHLRVCTDCWLAQIPPLITPEETFSEYAYFSSFSTSWVEHARTFVDGAAQRLALGPDAFVVEVASNDGYLLRHVVDRGIRCLGIEPSVNVGAAAREAGVPTLTEFLSPDTGSAVRAEHGPADLVVANNVYAHIPDVVGFTQGLRALVADDGWVSIEVQHLLTLIEENQYDTIYHEHFQYYTVASAIRALASGGLTLVDVELLPTHGGSIRLWARPTEVAGEPTQQVADVLDREKAAGLQELSGYTEFSARVAKVRRDLLRFLIDAAERGETVVGYGAPGKGNTLLNHCGIRPDLLAYTVDRNPYKHGRFTPGTRIPILPPEQIAADKPDYVLVLPWNLRTELVEQLSFVHEWGGRLVFPIPELSIVEVKS; this is encoded by the coding sequence ATGACACGATGCCGACTCTGCGGCTCGGCGACGCTGGCGAGCGTCGTCGATCTGGGGGCGACCCCGCCGTGCGAGAGCTTTCTCGCCGCGGACCAACTGGACCAGCCGGAACCGGCGTACCCGCTGCACCTGCGCGTCTGCACCGACTGTTGGCTCGCGCAGATCCCTCCGCTGATCACGCCGGAGGAGACGTTCAGCGAGTACGCGTACTTCTCCTCCTTCTCGACCTCCTGGGTGGAGCACGCGCGCACGTTCGTCGACGGTGCCGCACAGCGCCTCGCTCTCGGTCCCGACGCCTTCGTGGTCGAGGTCGCGAGCAACGACGGGTACCTGCTGAGGCATGTGGTGGACCGCGGGATCCGCTGCCTGGGCATCGAGCCCTCGGTGAACGTCGGTGCCGCGGCGCGAGAGGCGGGTGTGCCCACGCTCACGGAGTTCCTGAGCCCCGACACCGGCTCGGCCGTCCGCGCCGAGCACGGCCCGGCGGACCTGGTCGTGGCCAACAACGTCTACGCGCACATCCCCGACGTGGTCGGGTTCACCCAGGGGCTGCGCGCCCTGGTCGCCGACGACGGCTGGGTCTCCATCGAGGTGCAGCACCTGCTGACCCTGATCGAGGAGAACCAGTACGACACGATCTACCACGAGCACTTCCAGTACTACACGGTCGCGTCCGCGATCCGGGCCCTGGCGAGCGGCGGACTCACGCTCGTGGACGTCGAGCTGCTGCCCACGCACGGCGGGTCCATCCGGCTGTGGGCCCGGCCGACCGAGGTGGCCGGCGAGCCGACCCAGCAGGTGGCCGACGTGCTGGACCGGGAGAAGGCCGCCGGGCTGCAGGAGCTGTCCGGCTACACCGAGTTCTCCGCCCGGGTCGCCAAGGTGCGCCGGGACCTGCTGCGGTTCCTCATCGACGCGGCCGAGCGCGGTGAGACGGTCGTCGGCTACGGCGCCCCGGGCAAGGGCAACACCCTGCTCAACCACTGCGGTATCCGGCCCGACCTGCTCGCATACACGGTCGACCGCAACCCGTACAAGCACGGCCGGTTCACCCCCGGCACCCGCATCCCGATCCTTCCGCCCGAGCAGATAGCCGCCGACAAGCCGGACTACGTCCTCGTCCTCCCGTGGAACCTGCGGACCGAGCTGGTCGAGCAGTTGTCCTTCGTACACGAGTGGGGCGGCCGGCTGGTCTTTCCGATCCCGGAACTGAGCATTGTCGAGGTCAAGTCATGA